A region from the Lycium barbarum isolate Lr01 chromosome 8, ASM1917538v2, whole genome shotgun sequence genome encodes:
- the LOC132608378 gene encoding uncharacterized protein LOC132608378, whose product MDALTSRIQGEVPWCMLFADDIVLIDESRSGVNARLEVWRQTLESKGFKLSRTKTEYIECKFRDGSQVENEDVQLDTEVISKKVSFKYLGSIIQGNGEIDDDVSHRIGA is encoded by the coding sequence ATGGACGCACTGACAAGCCGCATTCAAGGAGAGGTACCGTGGTGCATGTTATTTGCAGATGACATTGTGCTTATTGACGAGTCGCGGAGCGGTGTTAACGCGAGACTGGAGGTTTGGCGACAGACCTTGGAATCGAAGGGTTTTAAGTTGAGTAGGACTAAGACAGAGTACATAGAGTGCAAGTTCAGGGATGGGAGTCAGGTAGAGAACGAGGACGTGCAGCTAGATACTGAGGTCATCTCGAAGAAAGTAAGTTTCAAGTACCTGGGGTCGATCATCCAAGGGAATGGTGAGATTGACGAcgatgtctcacatcgtattggagCGTGA
- the LOC132607540 gene encoding probable ribosome biogenesis protein RLP24: protein MRLEKCWFCSSTIYPGHGIQYVRNDAKIFRFCRSKCHKNFKMKRNPRKVKWTKAYRRLHGKDMTQDSTFEFERKRNRPERYDRNVTENTLKAIKKIDKIRVDREERHIAKRMKGKKSKEQREAENELKQSIHMVKAPAAFDKEPSLTLPVKVKVSQHQSEENRMEE, encoded by the exons ATGAGATTGGAAAAATGTTGGTTTTGTTCCTCAACTATATATCCAGGCCATGGTATTCAATATGTTCGAAACGACGCAAAG ATCTTTCGGTTCTGTAGATCTAAATGTCACAAGAACTTTAAGATGAAGAGGAATCCACGTAAAGTTAAATGGACTAAAGCGTATAGAAGGCTGCATGGAAAGGACATGACTCAG GACTCAACATTTGAATTCGAGAGGAAGCGCAATAGGCCGGAGAGATATGACAGGAATGTAACTGAGAATACTTTGAAGGCCatcaagaaaattgataaaatcaGAGTTGATAGGGAGGAGAGACATATTGCAAAGAG GATGAAAGGAAAGAAATCCAAGGAGCAGAGAGAAGCAGAGAACGAGCTCAAGCAGAGCATTCACATGGTCAAAGCTCCTGCTGCATTCGACAAAGAGCCATCTCTTACGCTGCCCGTCAAGGTCAAGGTTTCACAACATCAGTCAGAGGAAAATCGCATGGAGGAATGA